A single window of Fervidicoccus fontis Kam940 DNA harbors:
- a CDS encoding AAA family ATPase translates to MKKGKDCWNAFASVFFPNKKGYVTIYGEAGSGKTTFCLTFIKNLFNKAIYINTEGSVNKERLLQILGENFDIMFIDVFSEWELLQAVLRSLYKDVLIVVDSINYLYRLSFSQNEDISSKLFMLINSLLKENSKLSPVLSTAQVYLEGDIPSGYNILSHYSTLLRLSKGSSRSEGEVLLDDIIVGRYTIKNEGFEWIYCEY, encoded by the coding sequence ATGAAAAAAGGGAAGGATTGTTGGAATGCTTTTGCTTCGGTGTTTTTTCCCAATAAAAAAGGATATGTTACTATATATGGCGAGGCTGGTTCAGGCAAGACAACTTTTTGCTTAACTTTTATAAAGAACTTGTTCAATAAGGCTATATACATTAATACCGAAGGCTCTGTTAATAAAGAAAGGCTCTTGCAAATTTTAGGCGAGAATTTTGACATTATGTTTATAGACGTGTTTAGCGAATGGGAGTTGCTACAAGCGGTTCTCCGTTCCCTCTATAAAGATGTGCTCATTGTGGTTGATAGCATTAATTATCTATACAGGCTTTCCTTTTCTCAAAATGAGGATATCTCGTCAAAACTGTTTATGCTTATTAATTCCTTATTAAAGGAGAATTCAAAGCTAAGTCCAGTACTTTCGACAGCACAGGTTTATCTCGAGGGAGATATTCCAAGCGGGTACAACATCCTTTCGCATTACAGCACTCTGCTGAGACTCTCTAAAGGCTCGTCCAGATCTGAGGGAGAGGTTCTATTAGATGATATAATTGTAGGAAGATACACAATTAAAAATGAGGGATTTGAATGGATATATTGCGAATATTAA
- a CDS encoding CDP-2,3-bis-(O-geranylgeranyl)-sn-glycerol synthase — protein sequence MDILRILIDFLKIYIPPMVANGIPVVVSKFIKGRPLDRGKYLSDGKRILGDGKTVEGTTFAILTGTLMGAIIGILNYYSLQYCFTGFLGSLGGILGDITKSFFKRRIGIERGGMLPLVDQLDFYLGSTLFIYLCPICAHPSLDVFLFGIIIIPLLHLSTNYIAFKLHLKSVPW from the coding sequence ATGGATATATTGCGAATATTAATAGATTTTTTGAAAATATACATTCCCCCAATGGTCGCTAATGGTATACCAGTTGTCGTTTCGAAGTTTATCAAAGGAAGACCACTGGACAGAGGAAAGTACTTGAGCGACGGAAAAAGAATATTAGGCGATGGAAAGACAGTCGAGGGCACAACATTTGCAATTCTAACTGGTACTTTAATGGGAGCGATTATAGGTATACTAAATTACTACTCACTGCAGTATTGCTTTACGGGATTTTTAGGCTCTTTAGGAGGAATTTTAGGAGATATAACTAAGTCATTCTTTAAAAGGAGAATTGGGATTGAAAGAGGGGGGATGCTCCCCTTAGTAGACCAGCTGGATTTCTATTTAGGATCAACTTTATTCATTTATCTTTGTCCAATCTGCGCGCATCCATCATTGGATGTTTTCCTATTTGGTATCATTATAATACCATTGCTTCACTTATCTACTAATTATATTGCATTCAAGCTTCATTTAAAGTCCGTTCCTTGGTAA
- a CDS encoding RNA-protein complex protein Nop10 gives MKWLMRKCSKCKRYTLETGRCPYCGGELFVPHPHRFSPEDKYAKYRIAIKLTKERTLNEA, from the coding sequence ATGAAATGGCTAATGAGAAAATGTTCCAAGTGCAAAAGATATACGTTAGAAACTGGAAGATGTCCTTATTGTGGTGGAGAACTATTTGTTCCGCATCCTCATAGGTTTTCTCCAGAAGATAAATATGCTAAATATAGAATAGCAATAAAACTTACCAAGGAACGGACTTTAAATGAAGCTTGA
- a CDS encoding translation initiation factor IF-2 subunit alpha, with translation MVRARKELPDANELVIATVKEIFDYGAYVELDEYNGMRAFLPWSEVATKWVKNIKEVLKENEKIVVKVIRVNKQKKQVDVSLKRVYDSEKKKKMHWYKRNQRAEKILELAAQKLGKTLDDAYNDIGWPLLDHYSDLYTALETAVMLGPDTLRVPNAKEEWIMPVYEEANKHIKIKQVKVTRIINLWSTSPSGIEDIRSVLLNMKNISEDNSSVNIYTIGAPKYKIEVISEDYKSAERIINSILEKAEKDAQKLKVNFEVVKEKE, from the coding sequence TTGGTTAGAGCCAGAAAAGAGCTTCCTGACGCTAATGAATTAGTCATCGCTACAGTTAAAGAGATTTTTGATTATGGAGCATATGTTGAGCTAGATGAATATAATGGAATGAGGGCATTTTTACCATGGAGCGAGGTTGCAACAAAGTGGGTTAAAAACATAAAAGAAGTTTTGAAGGAAAATGAAAAAATAGTTGTTAAGGTTATTAGAGTTAATAAGCAGAAAAAGCAAGTAGACGTTAGCTTAAAAAGGGTATATGATAGTGAAAAGAAAAAGAAAATGCACTGGTATAAAAGAAATCAAAGAGCTGAAAAAATTCTTGAACTAGCTGCACAAAAACTTGGAAAAACTTTAGATGATGCATATAACGATATCGGATGGCCTTTATTGGATCACTATAGTGATTTATATACAGCATTGGAAACTGCTGTAATGTTAGGACCTGATACCTTAAGAGTTCCTAATGCAAAAGAAGAGTGGATAATGCCTGTATACGAAGAAGCTAACAAACATATAAAAATTAAACAAGTCAAAGTTACAAGAATAATAAACTTATGGAGCACTTCTCCAAGTGGGATCGAAGATATAAGAAGCGTCTTGCTAAATATGAAGAACATTTCAGAGGATAATTCTTCAGTTAATATATATACGATTGGAGCACCAAAATATAAAATAGAAGTTATATCAGAGGATTACAAATCTGCTGAAAGGATAATCAACAGCATATTGGAAAAAGCGGAAAAAGACGCCCAAAAGTTGAAGGTCAATTTTGAAGTAGTTAAAGAAAAAGAATGA
- a CDS encoding 30S ribosomal protein S27e has translation MTKRRSLPIPEPRTKFILVRCPACGNEQVIFSHATFPVRCLICGSQLVKPTGGRARLQAQFIKVVG, from the coding sequence ATGACAAAGAGGAGAAGCCTTCCTATCCCAGAGCCAAGAACAAAATTCATTTTAGTAAGATGTCCTGCATGTGGAAACGAACAAGTCATCTTTTCTCATGCAACTTTTCCAGTAAGATGCCTTATATGCGGGTCTCAACTTGTAAAACCAACAGGTGGAAGAGCAAGACTACAAGCACAGTTCATAAAAGTAGTTGGGTAG
- a CDS encoding 50S ribosomal protein L44e: MKIPKKIRAYCPRCKKHTVQTVMIYKAGKRRALSIGQRRYVRKQEGYGSKRKPEQKRYAKTTKKQVIKLKCSECGYIQHRKGLRLKKLELTEVA; this comes from the coding sequence TTGAAAATTCCTAAAAAAATTAGAGCCTATTGCCCAAGGTGTAAAAAACATACAGTGCAAACAGTAATGATTTATAAAGCTGGAAAAAGAAGAGCATTGTCTATAGGGCAGAGAAGATACGTCAGAAAACAGGAAGGTTATGGTTCAAAAAGAAAACCTGAACAAAAAAGATATGCAAAAACTACCAAAAAGCAAGTAATTAAGCTAAAATGCAGTGAATGCGGGTATATACAGCATAGAAAAGGACTAAGATTAAAGAAGCTTGAGCTCACAGAGGTGGCTTAA